The region GGATTAAGAATGGCAGTAAATGAGAATACATTGTCTTAAAAATGGAAGGTATAAGATGTGTTCCACTTAACTCTACCAAACACAAAGAAGGGAAAGAGATCAGGAAGTCTACCTTGGCCTTCTTTAGTTTCAGTTCTGAGCATTTGACATTGTTTAAAAACAGATATGATTAAACTTTACAAGTTTACAAGTTTATTCAAGACAGTTCATTATTGTAGTAGGAAGATAAAAGTTCAATTTCCTTCAGACAGTACGCAACTGCAAAGTGATGCAAGATATGAAACATACAGTACTTATTTATCATCTCTACTGTTTCTGTCATTGAAGTCCAGGAGGGAAGGGCTATCTCAGTGGGCAAGAAGGCAGTGGAGCTTGGAATATCTGGTAGGAAGGTAGAGGATCCTCCGTTGCAGTTCGCAGAATATATCTATAGTTATGCAAATAGTCATTGTAGTCTGGCAAGTTTCTGTCTTtagacaaacaacaataaagAAGCTGCTCAGAAATAAGTCCATGTCATTCTTGTTTTGTGCGACCTGACATCAATCTTGCCAGACGAATGCTACTATCTGCATAACTATAGATATACCCTGAAGTGTTTAGGTCTGTCCTTGCTCTTTTCCTGCCTGTCACACATTCTGTCTTCCTGCCCTCTATGAAGCAGCCTCTCCCTCCTGAGACTCCAGACTACATTCAACCACACTTCCCTAATTTATCCCAACAATGTTATTAGGCAGATTCAAGCTGAAAGAAAATACCAGGTTCCAAACTACTTGGTGAGattattcttcttccttgtgggaTTTCTTTAGTAAAATATGCAAACGAAGTAACATTGTAACCTTAAATCAATCACAGTTCTCCCATctcttattttatattgttttcccACTTGTCTTTTAGTTTCACATGAAAGCCTGCGCTTGGCTCTAGAAATGATGCAAATAATTACAGAACAAAATTTAACTGGAATTTATTTGATAAGTTGAGAACAAGAAGAAACCTAACTGCAACTATCACTTGAATTAAGTGAGGTGTGCTTTTTGTTCTCCTTATGCAACAGAAAGGCTTTCCACAGTCAGTAAATAAtagttattctttaaaaaaattaaaaatgtgaaaactGAACATGGTTTTCTGTGAATGTTTCTTTCCTACCGTGGAGAAACTATGCTGTATTCTTAAGATACCGAGAACATGTGGCTTTCTTATCCAATACTTTTAACAAAAGAATTGTTACACAAATGTATTTAATTTGGCTGATCTGTTCTTTTATTCGTTGCCGAATTATATTATCTTTATAGTGTATTCCTATCCTGGTTTTATAAAGTTCATAAAGGCTTCAGATTTACAGCAGAAAAAggccatgcaatttttttttaaactaccagctAATATAATGTTTGGGAGTTTGCGTTCATTGGACACATATGGCAACAAACAGTATCAACTGGGCTTTTAAAATTTAAGGAAGGAAAGTCAATAGCTAATGTTACAGCCAAGTCATATATTTTCTTGCTATTGATATATGAGAGCACTTGGGCACAAGAAACCAGGAACTACAATACCATATTTAAGATGTGTTTTTCTGTATCATTATGTACAACTGTCTTTTATTTAAAGTAGCCACACCCtgcttgtcaggcctgcagttatattcctttttaggatctttggtctgccacacactctatttcattatgctgtttcatagtgtagtaattgggaggggaatagaaaggagtagaattgtggaatgtgttatcattcctttctagaagcccatggtcaatcttttgtctccgcacctctgccaTTGACCGCTGTGGAAATGCAGCATgggtgaagaagattggaccatgtgatgatttATGGGTgttggggataagatcatgaactttaactggggtggaatcccaggaagcttttagattggGATTTTCAGTgtttgttgccaacatgtctgtcttattaaattggaactttaaggatagccgccttggactctgatttaattctgaattatatttggaacactgacactgcTTTTCAACCAGAAAGACTTCCAAAGTGTTATACAAGTCTTTTATATATGGCATGAAGTTCTCACTAAATacttctaatatttattttattattttagctgATTAGTGTTCTTCTTTAAAAACGCTTCAATAAACACctgtttttaaacaataaaatatgtatttcttgCCTTTTGAACCAGGGACCCATGGTGAAGAGCTGATGATATAAGGTTGTAGCCTTACCTGACCTCCACAGGTATGGGAACTGATTATTTCAAATCAGCTATAACAGATTAAACCAAAACATAAACAATTGTAAAATATAAAGTCTATATCACAACTAAGCATTTATCACCAAATTCTCCTGGCCCAAATCCTCATAATCAGTTCATTAGTTGAAAGTTCCAGCAATTCATGCATCATCTAGGATCCTTCTTATCCTatcggttttaaaaaaaaagaaaaacaaatgtggaTTATATTTGCATAATAAGGGATGAGGGAGAAATAACATGAAAAATGCCTGGGTTTTGGTTGCCCTAGTGATACATGGCTTATCAGCATGGTTGCACTTGAACATATTATATCCCAAAAGATATTACACAATTTATATGACAAACAGGAAGAATCTATAAATAATGCACAGAAAAAGTAGCTAAAGAGCCTAAAGTCATGGCTTTACTGATGCTGCATTGCAACttaaagatttctttttctacgtTTCAAATACGACAAGTAACTTGCTGAAATCCTTGATGGTCCAGGAGATTTTCTGAGATGTAAATCCCAGTCTCTTTTTCTCAAATGATTTCTCTCTTGTAGCTGGTAAAACTATGCAACAAAACCCTTAAAACAACAAGGGCTAGTATTTCGTCCCTTCTTACTCATTGAGTGGGATGATCACCATACTAAATTCTAAATCTGACCCATTTGTTAGATCAGATCAAACTTACCATGCTTGTTTTTCTAAAGTCAAAATGCACATCTCCACTTATTGCTTTGGAGGTCAAGAGAAAAGCCAGAGACCTGTAATAATTTCAGACTGTCATTCACATTAAAGACCCTTCCTTTCCAGTTCTTCCAGTACAGCTTGGACTCTATGAACTGCCTCTTTCCTTGCCTGGCGTACATTGTCCTGACCACCTGTCTCTACAGAGTCCAGTTCCAATAACTTCTTGGTCagcatttcttccagcaaccagtaGTCCTTGTCTGTCTTTTTACCTACAAATTCATCAACTTCTTCTTCCAACAGTTCAATTCCCTCCATAACCTGTGCGATCTTCTGTATTTCAGGCTGCACATTAGTTGGAGACTGTACGTTTATTTTAGTAGCCGATCCACTGCTAATCACAGATGGTTTCTTATGTACATTATCATACAGCTGGGGCTGTGCACTATACTGCACTTTGGGGTTGGAAGCAGATGGCTTAACATCAAGCTGTGCTGGATTGCAGTCATTTGTGGTCCCAGAAGGCAAACTATTGTCTTCAGGAAGATAACCATGTTGGTTAATCCCTTGATCCATTTGGCTAAAGGAGTCCTAAAGTAGAAAAAAAGCAATTTCAACAACTCTATCAATTCCATTTCCCCCCATCCTGTTTCGAAAAGGATCCCTAGGTGGCCAATATTGCCAGCCTGCCTCTCTGCATATTTGTAACATCTGCATTCTCAAGATCTCAGTGCAAAAAGGCTgtagtactgaaggccactatgGATAGGACCTGAACTTTGAACCTGTCAGAATGACATCACAATGTGCCATGATCCAATAACCTAAAACCTAGGTGACCTTCTCATGGGTTCAATAGCATAGTAAGCAGTTTCCCAAAAAACAAGAATGTAAGAGCTCACCAGACTAAGTGCTTCCTCCCTCACATACATACAAAACTGTCAACTGGAAATAGCAACGAAACTGTAGATGACAGCTACTACATTGAAGACTTATAAGTTTTAAATCTATCAACGAACATCAGCAATTACTTTTCCTATTaggtttctttttaaaactttattattttattgttaccAATTTCTGCAATATCAAAGCATTTCAACTATGACCGAACAAGATTTCTCCAGTATTCTACCAAAATGCTCTTGGCAAAATGTTTCTATATCAATACTTATTGAATATTAATcaccttcctttttaaaatagttatttgCCTCTGCAATTTTGCATTTATACAAATCTCCTCTAGATGCACTATAATACTGTACtactccatttttttaaacatttaaagccTGGATCTACACGTTTCTTATTAAATCAGATTTCACATAGTACAAGTAATATAAATCCATACTTTGTTTCTCAGATGAGAGCTGAAAATAAATCAgcatagatttttatttttaataagtttTGCCTTAACTCTATCTAGTCCTTTACACTCCAAATACTTTCagatatttttatattaatttcctACCTTACATTAGTGAGTTTGTTAGTATAGAAAGACTCACAGTATGTATTTGAAAAGGTTTATATCACTTTCTTGTATCTGTTTGCACAAAACTCTTAATTTTTCTCGGCTGGGCTTTTTCATTGCAAGTTAGTGACACTTTGacaagtttattttaaattaaattactaaataatttattttggctCATTGTTAGTGTTTTCAACCAGTTTCAATTGTATcagactttcctttttaaaagcccaaaggagggagaggtggggggggggggcagagtttgTGTTGTCCACTATCCCACGTAGTACTGCAAATTGTATGTTCTCATTTGTTTAGCTCTTTACAAATTAGCATTAGCAAAACTAGAAGCATAGCACAATTATAAGCAAGGAcaacacaatttaaaataatagaaacTATGGTATTTGAAGACACAACCCTAGATTGTCAGCATATTCTTTAATATTTTGCATTAAAGGATAAGTAAACTCCTTGTGCATTTCAAAGACATACCTTTGGATTGTTATTTGGGGGATGTAGAGTAGACGCATCACTGCTAGGCCAAGATCCTGCAACATACTGATTCCCTTGCCCTGCTGGGGGAGGGGGCCAACCATAGGGAGACTGCATTCCATAAACGCCAGGTGTTTGCCAAGTGGCATCCCGGAGACCTGGTTGAGGAGGGGGCGGCCTTTGCTGTGGAATGTTAGGACTGCAATCTCCATA is a window of Thamnophis elegans isolate rThaEle1 chromosome 13, rThaEle1.pri, whole genome shotgun sequence DNA encoding:
- the BAG4 gene encoding BAG family molecular chaperone regulator 4 isoform X3, which gives rise to MEQPPYPGYAPNYWNSSPRASYSNPYPVGTELQGQGIDSSYTNGVYGPSYPAPGAGPPYPSLPQSNTYYSSEHPPATYSTESSSIYRTPSSASNWNYPPPDCPAEGSMMRRQVAGYTPPQGPAFPLPPYPYGDCSPNIPQQRPPPPQPGLRDATWQTPGVYGMQSPYGWPPPPAGQGNQYVAGSWPSSDASTLHPPNNNPKDSFSQMDQGINQHGYLPEDNSLPSGTTNDCNPAQLDVKPSASNPKVQYSAQPQLYDNVHKKPSVISSGSATKINVQSPTNVQPEIQKIAQVMEGIELLEEEVDEFVGKKTDKDYWLLEEMLTKKLLELDSVETGGQDNVRQARKEAVHRVQAVLEELERKGL
- the BAG4 gene encoding BAG family molecular chaperone regulator 4 isoform X2; translation: MLLEQPPYPGYAPNYWNSSPRASYSNPYPVGTELQGQGIDSSYTNGVYGPSYPAPGAGPPYPSLPQSNTYYSSEHPPATYSTESSSIYRTPSSASNWNYPPPDCPAEGSMMRRQVAGYTPPQGPAFPLPPYPYGDCSPNIPQQRPPPPQPGLRDATWQTPGVYGMQSPYGWPPPPAGQGNQYVAGSWPSSDASTLHPPNNNPKDSFSQMDQGINQHGYLPEDNSLPSGTTNDCNPAQLDVKPSASNPKVQYSAQPQLYDNVHKKPSVISSGSATKINVQSPTNVQPEIQKIAQVMEGIELLEEEVDEFVGKKTDKDYWLLEEMLTKKLLELDSVETGGQDNVRQARKEAVHRVQAVLEELERKGL
- the BAG4 gene encoding BAG family molecular chaperone regulator 4 isoform X1 — translated: MAAALRRLRGAELERVRPEPEPPPPLWVMAPFRCAQNRGSGQRAVQGGSQEQPPYPGYAPNYWNSSPRASYSNPYPVGTELQGQGIDSSYTNGVYGPSYPAPGAGPPYPSLPQSNTYYSSEHPPATYSTESSSIYRTPSSASNWNYPPPDCPAEGSMMRRQVAGYTPPQGPAFPLPPYPYGDCSPNIPQQRPPPPQPGLRDATWQTPGVYGMQSPYGWPPPPAGQGNQYVAGSWPSSDASTLHPPNNNPKDSFSQMDQGINQHGYLPEDNSLPSGTTNDCNPAQLDVKPSASNPKVQYSAQPQLYDNVHKKPSVISSGSATKINVQSPTNVQPEIQKIAQVMEGIELLEEEVDEFVGKKTDKDYWLLEEMLTKKLLELDSVETGGQDNVRQARKEAVHRVQAVLEELERKGL